A genome region from Pan paniscus chromosome 17, NHGRI_mPanPan1-v2.0_pri, whole genome shotgun sequence includes the following:
- the MBD1 gene encoding methyl-CpG-binding domain protein 1 isoform X31, with the protein MAEDWLDCPALGPGWKRREVFRKSGATCGRSDTYYQSPTGDRIRSKVELTRYLGPACDLTLFDFKQGILCYPAPKAHPVAVASKKRKKPSRPAKTRKRQVGPQSGEVRKEAPRDETKADTDTAPASFPAPGCCENCGISFSGDGTQRQRLKTLCKDCRAQRIAFNREQRMFKRVGCGECAACQVTEDCGACSTCLLQLPHDVASGLFCKCERRRCLRIVERSRGCGVCRGCQTQEDCGHCPICLRPPRPGLRRQWKCVQRRCLRHLAHRLRRRHQRCQRRTPLAVAPPTGKHARRKGGCDSKMAARRRPGAQPLPPPPASQSPEPTEPHPRALAPSPPAEFIYYCVDEDELKRLLPSVWSESEDGAGSPPPYRRRKRPSSARRHHLGPTLKPTLATRTAQPDHTQAPTKQEAGGGFVLPPPGTDLVFLREGASSPVQVPGPVAASTEALLQAVDPGLPSVKQEPPDPEEDKEENKDDSASKLAPEEEAGGAGTPVITEIFSLGGTRFRDTAVWLPRAGTREGKMDVKCGRPRTQWSPRARAGTHEDGLEPMSVSHQLQLR; encoded by the exons ATGGCTGAGGACTGGCTGGACTGCCCGGCCCTGGGCCCTGGCTGGAAGCGCCGCGAAGTCTTTCGCAAGTCAGGGGCCACCTGTGGACGCTCAGACACCTATTACCAGAG CCCCACAGGAGACAGGATCCGAAGCAAAGTTGAGCTGACTCGATACCTGGGCCCTGCGTGTGATCTCACCCTCTTCGACTTCAAACAAGGCATCTTGTGCTATCCAGCCCCCAAG GCCCATCCCGTGGCGGTTGCCAGCAAGAAGCGAAAGAAGCCTTCAAGGCCAGCCAAGACTCGGAAACGTCAGGTTGGACCCCAGAGTGGTGAGGTCAGGAAGGAGGCCCCGAGGGATGAGACCAAGGCTGACACTGACACAGCCCCAGCTTCATTCCCTGCTCCTGG GTGCTGTGAGAACTGTGGAATCAGCTTCTCAGGGGATGGCACCCAAAGGCAGCGGCTCAAAACGTTGTGCAAAGACTGTCGAG CACAGAGAATTGCCTTCAACCGGGAACAGAGAATGTTTAAG CGTGTGGGCTGTGGGGAGTGTGCAGCCTGCCAGGTAACAGAAGACTGTGGGGCCTGCTCCACCTGCCTCCTGCAGCTGCCCCATGATGTGGCATCGGGGCTGTTCTGCAAGTGTGAACGGAGACGCTGCCTCCGGATTGTGGAAAGG AGCCGAGGGTGTGGAGTATGCCGGGGCTGTCAGACCCAAGAGGATTGTGGCCATTGCCCCATCTGCCTTCGCCCTCCCCGCCCTGGTCTCAGGCGCCAGTGGAAATGTGTCCAGCGACGTTGCCTACGG CACCTTGCTCACCGCCTGCGTCGCCGTCATCAGAGATGTCAGCGACGCACTCCCCTGGCTGTGGCTCCCCCAACT GGTAAACATGCCCGCCGCAAGGGAGGCTGTGACTCCAAGATGGCTGCCAGGCGGCGCCCCGGAGCCCAGCCACTGCCTCCACCACCCGCATCACAGTCCCCAGAGCCCACAGAGCCG CACCCCAGAGCCCTGGCCCCCTCGCCACCTGCCGAGTTCATCTATTACTGTGTAGACGAGGACGAGCTA AAGCGGCTGCTGCCCAGTGTCTGGTCAGAGTCTGAGGATGGGGCAGGATCGCCCCCACCTTACCGTCGTCGAAAGAGGCCCAGCTCTGCCCGACGGCACCATCTTGGCCCTACCTTGAAGCCCACCTTGGCTACACGCACAGCCCAACCAGACCATACCCAGGCTCCAACGAAGCAGGAAGCAGGTGGTGGCTTTGTGCTGCCCCCGCCTGGCACTGACCTTGTGTTTTTACGGGAAGGCGCAAGCAGTCCTGTGCAGGTGCCGGGCCCTGTTGCAGCTTCCACAGAAGCCCTGTTGCAG GCAGTAGACCCAGGCCTGCCTTCTGTGAAGCAAGAGCCACCTGACCCTGAGGAGGACAAGGAGGAGAACAAGGATGATTCTGCCTCCAAATTGGCCCcagaggaagaggcaggaggggctggcACACCCGTG ATCACGGAGATTTTCAGCCTGGGTGGAACCCGCTTCCGAGATACAGCAGTCTGGTTGCCAAG
- the MBD1 gene encoding methyl-CpG-binding domain protein 1 isoform X16 — MAEDWLDCPALGPGWKRREVFRKSGATCGRSDTYYQSPTGDRIRSKVELTRYLGPACDLTLFDFKQGILCYPAPKAHPVAVASKKRKKPSRPAKTRKRQVGPQSGEVRKEAPRDETKADTDTAPASFPAPGCCENCGISFSGDGTQRQRLKTLCKDCRAQRIAFNREQRMFKRVGCGECAACQVTEDCGACSTCLLQLPHDVASGLFCKCERRRCLRIVERSRGCGVCRGCQTQEDCGHCPICLRPPRPGLRRQWKCVQRRCLRHLAHRLRRRHQRCQRRTPLAVAPPTGKHARRKGGCDSKMAARRRPGAQPLPPPPASQSPEPTEPHPRALAPSPPAEFIYYCVDEDELKRLLPSVWSESEDGAGSPPPYRRRKRPSSARRHHLGPTLKPTLATRTAQPDHTQAPTKQEAGGGFVLPPPGTDLVFLREGASSPVQVPGPVAASTEALLQEAQCSGLSWVVALPQVKQEKADTQDEWTPGTAVLTSPVLVPGCPSKAVDPGLPSVKQEPPDPEEDKEENKDDSASKLAPEEEAGGAGTPVITEIFSLGGTRFRDTAVWLPRAGTREGKMDVKCGRPRTQWSPRARAGTHEDGLEPMSVSHQLQLR, encoded by the exons ATGGCTGAGGACTGGCTGGACTGCCCGGCCCTGGGCCCTGGCTGGAAGCGCCGCGAAGTCTTTCGCAAGTCAGGGGCCACCTGTGGACGCTCAGACACCTATTACCAGAG CCCCACAGGAGACAGGATCCGAAGCAAAGTTGAGCTGACTCGATACCTGGGCCCTGCGTGTGATCTCACCCTCTTCGACTTCAAACAAGGCATCTTGTGCTATCCAGCCCCCAAG GCCCATCCCGTGGCGGTTGCCAGCAAGAAGCGAAAGAAGCCTTCAAGGCCAGCCAAGACTCGGAAACGTCAGGTTGGACCCCAGAGTGGTGAGGTCAGGAAGGAGGCCCCGAGGGATGAGACCAAGGCTGACACTGACACAGCCCCAGCTTCATTCCCTGCTCCTGG GTGCTGTGAGAACTGTGGAATCAGCTTCTCAGGGGATGGCACCCAAAGGCAGCGGCTCAAAACGTTGTGCAAAGACTGTCGAG CACAGAGAATTGCCTTCAACCGGGAACAGAGAATGTTTAAG CGTGTGGGCTGTGGGGAGTGTGCAGCCTGCCAGGTAACAGAAGACTGTGGGGCCTGCTCCACCTGCCTCCTGCAGCTGCCCCATGATGTGGCATCGGGGCTGTTCTGCAAGTGTGAACGGAGACGCTGCCTCCGGATTGTGGAAAGG AGCCGAGGGTGTGGAGTATGCCGGGGCTGTCAGACCCAAGAGGATTGTGGCCATTGCCCCATCTGCCTTCGCCCTCCCCGCCCTGGTCTCAGGCGCCAGTGGAAATGTGTCCAGCGACGTTGCCTACGG CACCTTGCTCACCGCCTGCGTCGCCGTCATCAGAGATGTCAGCGACGCACTCCCCTGGCTGTGGCTCCCCCAACT GGTAAACATGCCCGCCGCAAGGGAGGCTGTGACTCCAAGATGGCTGCCAGGCGGCGCCCCGGAGCCCAGCCACTGCCTCCACCACCCGCATCACAGTCCCCAGAGCCCACAGAGCCG CACCCCAGAGCCCTGGCCCCCTCGCCACCTGCCGAGTTCATCTATTACTGTGTAGACGAGGACGAGCTA AAGCGGCTGCTGCCCAGTGTCTGGTCAGAGTCTGAGGATGGGGCAGGATCGCCCCCACCTTACCGTCGTCGAAAGAGGCCCAGCTCTGCCCGACGGCACCATCTTGGCCCTACCTTGAAGCCCACCTTGGCTACACGCACAGCCCAACCAGACCATACCCAGGCTCCAACGAAGCAGGAAGCAGGTGGTGGCTTTGTGCTGCCCCCGCCTGGCACTGACCTTGTGTTTTTACGGGAAGGCGCAAGCAGTCCTGTGCAGGTGCCGGGCCCTGTTGCAGCTTCCACAGAAGCCCTGTTGCAG GAGGCCCAGTGCTCTGGCCTGAGTTGGGTTGTGGCCTTACCCCAGGTGAAGCAAGAGAAGGCGGATACCCAGGACGAGTGGACACCAGGCACAGCTGTCCTGACTTCTCCCGTATTGGTGCCTGGCTGCCCTAGCAAG GCAGTAGACCCAGGCCTGCCTTCTGTGAAGCAAGAGCCACCTGACCCTGAGGAGGACAAGGAGGAGAACAAGGATGATTCTGCCTCCAAATTGGCCCcagaggaagaggcaggaggggctggcACACCCGTG ATCACGGAGATTTTCAGCCTGGGTGGAACCCGCTTCCGAGATACAGCAGTCTGGTTGCCAAG
- the MBD1 gene encoding methyl-CpG-binding domain protein 1 isoform X3 — MAEDWLDCPALGPGWKRREVFRKSGATCGRSDTYYQSPTGDRIRSKVELTRYLGPACDLTLFDFKQGILCYPAPKAHPVAVASKKRKKPSRPAKTRKRQVGPQSGEVRKEAPRDETKADTDTAPASFPAPGCCENCGISFSGDGTQRQRLKTLCKDCRAQRIAFNREQRMFKRVGCGECAACQVTEDCGACSTCLLQLPHDVASGLFCKCERRRCLRIVERSRGCGVCRGCQTQEDCGHCPICLRPPRPGLRRQWKCVQRRCLRHLAHRLRRRHQRCQRRTPLAVAPPTGKHARRKGGCDSKMAARRRPGAQPLPPPPASQSPEPTEPHPRALAPSPPAEFIYYCVDEDELQPYTNRRQNRKCGACAACLRRMDCGRCDFCCDKPKFGGSNQKRQKCRWRQCLQFAMKRLLPSVWSESEDGAGSPPPYRRRKRPSSARRHHLGPTLKPTLATRTAQPDHTQAPTKQEAGGGFVLPPPGTDLVFLREGASSPVQVPGPVAASTEALLQEAQCSGLSWVVALPQVKQEKADTQDEWTPGTAVLTSPVLVPGCPSKAVDPGLPSVKQEPPDPEEDKEENKDDSASKLAPEEEAGGAGTPVITEIFSLGGTRFRDTAVWLPRAGTREGKMDVKCGRPRTQWSPRARAGTHEDGLEPMSVSHQLQLR, encoded by the exons ATGGCTGAGGACTGGCTGGACTGCCCGGCCCTGGGCCCTGGCTGGAAGCGCCGCGAAGTCTTTCGCAAGTCAGGGGCCACCTGTGGACGCTCAGACACCTATTACCAGAG CCCCACAGGAGACAGGATCCGAAGCAAAGTTGAGCTGACTCGATACCTGGGCCCTGCGTGTGATCTCACCCTCTTCGACTTCAAACAAGGCATCTTGTGCTATCCAGCCCCCAAG GCCCATCCCGTGGCGGTTGCCAGCAAGAAGCGAAAGAAGCCTTCAAGGCCAGCCAAGACTCGGAAACGTCAGGTTGGACCCCAGAGTGGTGAGGTCAGGAAGGAGGCCCCGAGGGATGAGACCAAGGCTGACACTGACACAGCCCCAGCTTCATTCCCTGCTCCTGG GTGCTGTGAGAACTGTGGAATCAGCTTCTCAGGGGATGGCACCCAAAGGCAGCGGCTCAAAACGTTGTGCAAAGACTGTCGAG CACAGAGAATTGCCTTCAACCGGGAACAGAGAATGTTTAAG CGTGTGGGCTGTGGGGAGTGTGCAGCCTGCCAGGTAACAGAAGACTGTGGGGCCTGCTCCACCTGCCTCCTGCAGCTGCCCCATGATGTGGCATCGGGGCTGTTCTGCAAGTGTGAACGGAGACGCTGCCTCCGGATTGTGGAAAGG AGCCGAGGGTGTGGAGTATGCCGGGGCTGTCAGACCCAAGAGGATTGTGGCCATTGCCCCATCTGCCTTCGCCCTCCCCGCCCTGGTCTCAGGCGCCAGTGGAAATGTGTCCAGCGACGTTGCCTACGG CACCTTGCTCACCGCCTGCGTCGCCGTCATCAGAGATGTCAGCGACGCACTCCCCTGGCTGTGGCTCCCCCAACT GGTAAACATGCCCGCCGCAAGGGAGGCTGTGACTCCAAGATGGCTGCCAGGCGGCGCCCCGGAGCCCAGCCACTGCCTCCACCACCCGCATCACAGTCCCCAGAGCCCACAGAGCCG CACCCCAGAGCCCTGGCCCCCTCGCCACCTGCCGAGTTCATCTATTACTGTGTAGACGAGGACGAGCTA caGCCCTACACGAACCGCCGGCAGAACCGCAAGTGCGGGGCCTGTGCAGCCTGCCTACGGCGGATGGACTGTGGCCGCTGCGACTTCTGCTGCGACAAGCCCAAATTCGGGGGCAGCAACCAGAAGCGCCAGAAGTGTCGTTGGCGCCAATGCCTGCAGTTTGCCATG AAGCGGCTGCTGCCCAGTGTCTGGTCAGAGTCTGAGGATGGGGCAGGATCGCCCCCACCTTACCGTCGTCGAAAGAGGCCCAGCTCTGCCCGACGGCACCATCTTGGCCCTACCTTGAAGCCCACCTTGGCTACACGCACAGCCCAACCAGACCATACCCAGGCTCCAACGAAGCAGGAAGCAGGTGGTGGCTTTGTGCTGCCCCCGCCTGGCACTGACCTTGTGTTTTTACGGGAAGGCGCAAGCAGTCCTGTGCAGGTGCCGGGCCCTGTTGCAGCTTCCACAGAAGCCCTGTTGCAG GAGGCCCAGTGCTCTGGCCTGAGTTGGGTTGTGGCCTTACCCCAGGTGAAGCAAGAGAAGGCGGATACCCAGGACGAGTGGACACCAGGCACAGCTGTCCTGACTTCTCCCGTATTGGTGCCTGGCTGCCCTAGCAAG GCAGTAGACCCAGGCCTGCCTTCTGTGAAGCAAGAGCCACCTGACCCTGAGGAGGACAAGGAGGAGAACAAGGATGATTCTGCCTCCAAATTGGCCCcagaggaagaggcaggaggggctggcACACCCGTG ATCACGGAGATTTTCAGCCTGGGTGGAACCCGCTTCCGAGATACAGCAGTCTGGTTGCCAAG
- the MBD1 gene encoding methyl-CpG-binding domain protein 1 isoform X12, with amino-acid sequence MAEDWLDCPALGPGWKRREVFRKSGATCGRSDTYYQSPTGDRIRSKVELTRYLGPACDLTLFDFKQGILCYPAPKAHPVAVASKKRKKPSRPAKTRKRQVGPQSGEVRKEAPRDETKADTDTAPASFPAPGCCENCGISFSGDGTQRQRLKTLCKDCRAQRIAFNREQRMFKRVGCGECAACQVTEDCGACSTCLLQLPHDVASGLFCKCERRRCLRIVERSRGCGVCRGCQTQEDCGHCPICLRPPRPGLRRQWKCVQRRCLRGKHARRKGGCDSKMAARRRPGAQPLPPPPASQSPEPTEPHPRALAPSPPAEFIYYCVDEDELQPYTNRRQNRKCGACAACLRRMDCGRCDFCCDKPKFGGSNQKRQKCRWRQCLQFAMKRLLPSVWSESEDGAGSPPPYRRRKRPSSARRHHLGPTLKPTLATRTAQPDHTQAPTKQEAGGGFVLPPPGTDLVFLREGASSPVQVPGPVAASTEALLQVKQEKADTQDEWTPGTAVLTSPVLVPGCPSKAVDPGLPSVKQEPPDPEEDKEENKDDSASKLAPEEEAGGAGTPVITEIFSLGGTRFRDTAVWLPRAGTREGKMDVKCGRPRTQWSPRARAGTHEDGLEPMSVSHQLQLR; translated from the exons ATGGCTGAGGACTGGCTGGACTGCCCGGCCCTGGGCCCTGGCTGGAAGCGCCGCGAAGTCTTTCGCAAGTCAGGGGCCACCTGTGGACGCTCAGACACCTATTACCAGAG CCCCACAGGAGACAGGATCCGAAGCAAAGTTGAGCTGACTCGATACCTGGGCCCTGCGTGTGATCTCACCCTCTTCGACTTCAAACAAGGCATCTTGTGCTATCCAGCCCCCAAG GCCCATCCCGTGGCGGTTGCCAGCAAGAAGCGAAAGAAGCCTTCAAGGCCAGCCAAGACTCGGAAACGTCAGGTTGGACCCCAGAGTGGTGAGGTCAGGAAGGAGGCCCCGAGGGATGAGACCAAGGCTGACACTGACACAGCCCCAGCTTCATTCCCTGCTCCTGG GTGCTGTGAGAACTGTGGAATCAGCTTCTCAGGGGATGGCACCCAAAGGCAGCGGCTCAAAACGTTGTGCAAAGACTGTCGAG CACAGAGAATTGCCTTCAACCGGGAACAGAGAATGTTTAAG CGTGTGGGCTGTGGGGAGTGTGCAGCCTGCCAGGTAACAGAAGACTGTGGGGCCTGCTCCACCTGCCTCCTGCAGCTGCCCCATGATGTGGCATCGGGGCTGTTCTGCAAGTGTGAACGGAGACGCTGCCTCCGGATTGTGGAAAGG AGCCGAGGGTGTGGAGTATGCCGGGGCTGTCAGACCCAAGAGGATTGTGGCCATTGCCCCATCTGCCTTCGCCCTCCCCGCCCTGGTCTCAGGCGCCAGTGGAAATGTGTCCAGCGACGTTGCCTACGG GGTAAACATGCCCGCCGCAAGGGAGGCTGTGACTCCAAGATGGCTGCCAGGCGGCGCCCCGGAGCCCAGCCACTGCCTCCACCACCCGCATCACAGTCCCCAGAGCCCACAGAGCCG CACCCCAGAGCCCTGGCCCCCTCGCCACCTGCCGAGTTCATCTATTACTGTGTAGACGAGGACGAGCTA caGCCCTACACGAACCGCCGGCAGAACCGCAAGTGCGGGGCCTGTGCAGCCTGCCTACGGCGGATGGACTGTGGCCGCTGCGACTTCTGCTGCGACAAGCCCAAATTCGGGGGCAGCAACCAGAAGCGCCAGAAGTGTCGTTGGCGCCAATGCCTGCAGTTTGCCATG AAGCGGCTGCTGCCCAGTGTCTGGTCAGAGTCTGAGGATGGGGCAGGATCGCCCCCACCTTACCGTCGTCGAAAGAGGCCCAGCTCTGCCCGACGGCACCATCTTGGCCCTACCTTGAAGCCCACCTTGGCTACACGCACAGCCCAACCAGACCATACCCAGGCTCCAACGAAGCAGGAAGCAGGTGGTGGCTTTGTGCTGCCCCCGCCTGGCACTGACCTTGTGTTTTTACGGGAAGGCGCAAGCAGTCCTGTGCAGGTGCCGGGCCCTGTTGCAGCTTCCACAGAAGCCCTGTTGCAG GTGAAGCAAGAGAAGGCGGATACCCAGGACGAGTGGACACCAGGCACAGCTGTCCTGACTTCTCCCGTATTGGTGCCTGGCTGCCCTAGCAAG GCAGTAGACCCAGGCCTGCCTTCTGTGAAGCAAGAGCCACCTGACCCTGAGGAGGACAAGGAGGAGAACAAGGATGATTCTGCCTCCAAATTGGCCCcagaggaagaggcaggaggggctggcACACCCGTG ATCACGGAGATTTTCAGCCTGGGTGGAACCCGCTTCCGAGATACAGCAGTCTGGTTGCCAAG
- the MBD1 gene encoding methyl-CpG-binding domain protein 1 isoform X40: protein MAEDWLDCPALGPGWKRREVFRKSGATCGRSDTYYQSPTGDRIRSKVELTRYLGPACDLTLFDFKQGILCYPAPKAHPVAVASKKRKKPSRPAKTRKRQVGPQSGEVRKEAPRDETKADTDTAPASFPAPGCCENCGISFSGDGTQRQRLKTLCKDCRAQRIAFNREQRMFKRVGCGECAACQVTEDCGACSTCLLQLPHDVASGLFCKCERRRCLRIVERSRGCGVCRGCQTQEDCGHCPICLRPPRPGLRRQWKCVQRRCLRHLAHRLRRRHQRCQRRTPLAVAPPTGKHARRKGGCDSKMAARRRPGAQPLPPPPASQSPEPTEPKRLLPSVWSESEDGAGSPPPYRRRKRPSSARRHHLGPTLKPTLATRTAQPDHTQAPTKQEAGGGFVLPPPGTDLVFLREGASSPVQVPGPVAASTEALLQAVDPGLPSVKQEPPDPEEDKEENKDDSASKLAPEEEAGGAGTPVITEIFSLGGTRFRDTAVWLPRAGTREGKMDVKCGRPRTQWSPRARAGTHEDGLEPMSVSHQLQLR, encoded by the exons ATGGCTGAGGACTGGCTGGACTGCCCGGCCCTGGGCCCTGGCTGGAAGCGCCGCGAAGTCTTTCGCAAGTCAGGGGCCACCTGTGGACGCTCAGACACCTATTACCAGAG CCCCACAGGAGACAGGATCCGAAGCAAAGTTGAGCTGACTCGATACCTGGGCCCTGCGTGTGATCTCACCCTCTTCGACTTCAAACAAGGCATCTTGTGCTATCCAGCCCCCAAG GCCCATCCCGTGGCGGTTGCCAGCAAGAAGCGAAAGAAGCCTTCAAGGCCAGCCAAGACTCGGAAACGTCAGGTTGGACCCCAGAGTGGTGAGGTCAGGAAGGAGGCCCCGAGGGATGAGACCAAGGCTGACACTGACACAGCCCCAGCTTCATTCCCTGCTCCTGG GTGCTGTGAGAACTGTGGAATCAGCTTCTCAGGGGATGGCACCCAAAGGCAGCGGCTCAAAACGTTGTGCAAAGACTGTCGAG CACAGAGAATTGCCTTCAACCGGGAACAGAGAATGTTTAAG CGTGTGGGCTGTGGGGAGTGTGCAGCCTGCCAGGTAACAGAAGACTGTGGGGCCTGCTCCACCTGCCTCCTGCAGCTGCCCCATGATGTGGCATCGGGGCTGTTCTGCAAGTGTGAACGGAGACGCTGCCTCCGGATTGTGGAAAGG AGCCGAGGGTGTGGAGTATGCCGGGGCTGTCAGACCCAAGAGGATTGTGGCCATTGCCCCATCTGCCTTCGCCCTCCCCGCCCTGGTCTCAGGCGCCAGTGGAAATGTGTCCAGCGACGTTGCCTACGG CACCTTGCTCACCGCCTGCGTCGCCGTCATCAGAGATGTCAGCGACGCACTCCCCTGGCTGTGGCTCCCCCAACT GGTAAACATGCCCGCCGCAAGGGAGGCTGTGACTCCAAGATGGCTGCCAGGCGGCGCCCCGGAGCCCAGCCACTGCCTCCACCACCCGCATCACAGTCCCCAGAGCCCACAGAGCCG AAGCGGCTGCTGCCCAGTGTCTGGTCAGAGTCTGAGGATGGGGCAGGATCGCCCCCACCTTACCGTCGTCGAAAGAGGCCCAGCTCTGCCCGACGGCACCATCTTGGCCCTACCTTGAAGCCCACCTTGGCTACACGCACAGCCCAACCAGACCATACCCAGGCTCCAACGAAGCAGGAAGCAGGTGGTGGCTTTGTGCTGCCCCCGCCTGGCACTGACCTTGTGTTTTTACGGGAAGGCGCAAGCAGTCCTGTGCAGGTGCCGGGCCCTGTTGCAGCTTCCACAGAAGCCCTGTTGCAG GCAGTAGACCCAGGCCTGCCTTCTGTGAAGCAAGAGCCACCTGACCCTGAGGAGGACAAGGAGGAGAACAAGGATGATTCTGCCTCCAAATTGGCCCcagaggaagaggcaggaggggctggcACACCCGTG ATCACGGAGATTTTCAGCCTGGGTGGAACCCGCTTCCGAGATACAGCAGTCTGGTTGCCAAG
- the MBD1 gene encoding methyl-CpG-binding domain protein 1 isoform X7, giving the protein MAEDWLDCPALGPGWKRREVFRKSGATCGRSDTYYQSPTGDRIRSKVELTRYLGPACDLTLFDFKQGILCYPAPKAHPVAVASKKRKKPSRPAKTRKRQVGPQSGEVRKEAPRDETKADTDTAPASFPAPGCCENCGISFSGDGTQRQRLKTLCKDCRAQRIAFNREQRMFKRVGCGECAACQVTEDCGACSTCLLQLPHDVASGLFCKCERRRCLRIVERSRGCGVCRGCQTQEDCGHCPICLRPPRPGLRRQWKCVQRRCLRGKHARRKGGCDSKMAARRRPGAQPLPPPPASQSPEPTEPHPRALAPSPPAEFIYYCVDEDELQPYTNRRQNRKCGACAACLRRMDCGRCDFCCDKPKFGGSNQKRQKCRWRQCLQFAMKRLLPSVWSESEDGAGSPPPYRRRKRPSSARRHHLGPTLKPTLATRTAQPDHTQAPTKQEAGGGFVLPPPGTDLVFLREGASSPVQVPGPVAASTEALLQEAQCSGLSWVVALPQVKQEKADTQDEWTPGTAVLTSPVLVPGCPSKAVDPGLPSVKQEPPDPEEDKEENKDDSASKLAPEEEAGGAGTPVITEIFSLGGTRFRDTAVWLPRAGTREGKMDVKCGRPRTQWSPRARAGTHEDGLEPMSVSHQLQLR; this is encoded by the exons ATGGCTGAGGACTGGCTGGACTGCCCGGCCCTGGGCCCTGGCTGGAAGCGCCGCGAAGTCTTTCGCAAGTCAGGGGCCACCTGTGGACGCTCAGACACCTATTACCAGAG CCCCACAGGAGACAGGATCCGAAGCAAAGTTGAGCTGACTCGATACCTGGGCCCTGCGTGTGATCTCACCCTCTTCGACTTCAAACAAGGCATCTTGTGCTATCCAGCCCCCAAG GCCCATCCCGTGGCGGTTGCCAGCAAGAAGCGAAAGAAGCCTTCAAGGCCAGCCAAGACTCGGAAACGTCAGGTTGGACCCCAGAGTGGTGAGGTCAGGAAGGAGGCCCCGAGGGATGAGACCAAGGCTGACACTGACACAGCCCCAGCTTCATTCCCTGCTCCTGG GTGCTGTGAGAACTGTGGAATCAGCTTCTCAGGGGATGGCACCCAAAGGCAGCGGCTCAAAACGTTGTGCAAAGACTGTCGAG CACAGAGAATTGCCTTCAACCGGGAACAGAGAATGTTTAAG CGTGTGGGCTGTGGGGAGTGTGCAGCCTGCCAGGTAACAGAAGACTGTGGGGCCTGCTCCACCTGCCTCCTGCAGCTGCCCCATGATGTGGCATCGGGGCTGTTCTGCAAGTGTGAACGGAGACGCTGCCTCCGGATTGTGGAAAGG AGCCGAGGGTGTGGAGTATGCCGGGGCTGTCAGACCCAAGAGGATTGTGGCCATTGCCCCATCTGCCTTCGCCCTCCCCGCCCTGGTCTCAGGCGCCAGTGGAAATGTGTCCAGCGACGTTGCCTACGG GGTAAACATGCCCGCCGCAAGGGAGGCTGTGACTCCAAGATGGCTGCCAGGCGGCGCCCCGGAGCCCAGCCACTGCCTCCACCACCCGCATCACAGTCCCCAGAGCCCACAGAGCCG CACCCCAGAGCCCTGGCCCCCTCGCCACCTGCCGAGTTCATCTATTACTGTGTAGACGAGGACGAGCTA caGCCCTACACGAACCGCCGGCAGAACCGCAAGTGCGGGGCCTGTGCAGCCTGCCTACGGCGGATGGACTGTGGCCGCTGCGACTTCTGCTGCGACAAGCCCAAATTCGGGGGCAGCAACCAGAAGCGCCAGAAGTGTCGTTGGCGCCAATGCCTGCAGTTTGCCATG AAGCGGCTGCTGCCCAGTGTCTGGTCAGAGTCTGAGGATGGGGCAGGATCGCCCCCACCTTACCGTCGTCGAAAGAGGCCCAGCTCTGCCCGACGGCACCATCTTGGCCCTACCTTGAAGCCCACCTTGGCTACACGCACAGCCCAACCAGACCATACCCAGGCTCCAACGAAGCAGGAAGCAGGTGGTGGCTTTGTGCTGCCCCCGCCTGGCACTGACCTTGTGTTTTTACGGGAAGGCGCAAGCAGTCCTGTGCAGGTGCCGGGCCCTGTTGCAGCTTCCACAGAAGCCCTGTTGCAG GAGGCCCAGTGCTCTGGCCTGAGTTGGGTTGTGGCCTTACCCCAGGTGAAGCAAGAGAAGGCGGATACCCAGGACGAGTGGACACCAGGCACAGCTGTCCTGACTTCTCCCGTATTGGTGCCTGGCTGCCCTAGCAAG GCAGTAGACCCAGGCCTGCCTTCTGTGAAGCAAGAGCCACCTGACCCTGAGGAGGACAAGGAGGAGAACAAGGATGATTCTGCCTCCAAATTGGCCCcagaggaagaggcaggaggggctggcACACCCGTG ATCACGGAGATTTTCAGCCTGGGTGGAACCCGCTTCCGAGATACAGCAGTCTGGTTGCCAAG